From Podospora bellae-mahoneyi strain CBS 112042 chromosome 3, whole genome shotgun sequence, the proteins below share one genomic window:
- a CDS encoding hypothetical protein (CAZy:AA13; COG:S; EggNog:ENOG503P0C0), which produces MKLSSTFSVLTVATVVHGHGYLTIPSSRTRLGSEAGLDSCPECSILEPVSAWPDLDVAPVGRSGPCGYNARVSIDYNQPRAGLWGNSPVARYSPGQTIDVQWCVDNNGDHGGMFAYRICQDQALVKKFLTPGYLPTDEEKQAAEDCFERGTLPCTDVSGQNCGFSPDCSPGQPCWRNDWFTCNAFNAGDRRACQGVDNAPRGSCYTSIAGGFPVTKKIKLPNINVGHTLLSFKWNSFQTGQIYLSCADIAIGEGSGTVDPPASTTFSTVVTPGASCAAAPSVPVVFNEKATTAYGQNIKVVGSIAALGSWNPANAVPLSAAGYTNSNPVWSTTLNLAPGTSFTYKFIRVDSNGAVTWESDPNRSYTVPAACQGQSVAVDSTWR; this is translated from the exons ATGAAGCTGTCATCGACCTTTTCCGTCCTCACGGTGGCCACTGTGGTTCACGGCCATGGTTATTTGACCATCCCGTCCAGTCGGACACGTCTTGGCTCCGAG GCTGGCCTTGACTCTTGCCCCGAGTGCTCCATTCTCGAGCCTGTCTCGGCCTGGCCCGATCTTGACGTTGCTCCTGTTGGCCGCAGTGGACCCTGTGGTTACAACGCCCGCGTGAGCATCGACTACAACCAGCCTCGCGCTGGGCTGTGGGGCAACTCTCCCGTCGCCCGCTACTCTCCTGGCCAGACCATCGACGTCCAGTGGTGCGTCGACAACAATGGTGACCACGGTGGCATGTTCGCCTACCGTATCTGCCAGGATCAGGCGCTCGTCAAGAAGTTCCTCACACCTGGCTATCTCCccaccgacgaggagaagcaggcCGCCGAGGACTGTTTCGAGAGGGGCACCCTTCCCTGCACCGACGTCTCGGGCCAGAACTGCGGCTTCAGCCCTGACTGCTCCCCCGGTCAGCCGTGTTGGCGCAACGACTGGTTCACCTGCAATGCTTTCAATGCCGGTGACCGTCGCGCCTGCCAGGGCGTTGACAATGCTCCCCGCGGGTCTTGCTACACCTCGATTGCTGGAGGTTTCCCCGTcaccaagaagatcaagcttcccaacatcaacgtcGGTCACACCCTCCTGAGCTTCAAGTGGAACTCGTTCCAGACCGGTCAGATCTACCTGTCTTGCGCAGATATTGCAATCGGCGAGGGCAGCGGCACCGTCGACCCGCCTGCTTCGACCACCTTCTCGACTGTCGTCACCCCCGGTGCCTCGTGTGCTGCCGCCCCGTCGGTGCCAGTCGTGTTCAACGAGAAGGCCACCACTGCCTATGGCCAGAACATCAAGGTTGTTGGCTCCATCGCCGCGCTCGGCAGTTGGAACCCGGCCAACGCTGTGCCCCTCTCTGCTGCCGGTtacaccaactccaaccccgtctggtccaccaccctcaacttGGCTCCTGGCACTTCCTTCACCTACAAGTTCATCAGGGTGGACAGCAACGGCGCTGTGACCTGGGAGAGCGATCCCAACAGGTCCTACACCGTTCCTGCTGCTTGCCAGGGCCAGAGCGTGGCTGTCGATTCCACCTGGCGCTAA
- a CDS encoding hypothetical protein (COG:G; EggNog:ENOG503NU7U) — translation MGSDGEKPASPTLSDTGNHVSEAIPTLDRHEEKRLLLKLDAVFVPIIMLVYLSCFLDRTNIGNVKVAGMPEDIGASDVEFSTAVSIFYATYVAFESPWAILLKKLTPRVVLTGLCVVWSLTTIFSGFITDIGGLYAARLILGACEGGLFPGLNLYLTMVYKREEQARRVSYLFVCAALSGAFGGLLAYVLLKMDGIGGYAGWRWVYIIEGIFSILIGLLIWFGLPDDPTNAYFLNEREREMMQIRAKQRAQYMGSEEFSWEEIRIALKDFKLWISGAIQFCQDILLYGFSTFLPSIITSMGHSSIEAQYLTIPVYILGGACFLTLAFVSDHLCIRGPFIAFANVFGIVGYVLIICPTSNAVKFFGTFLCAIAVYSGPGLNLTWLNVNVAPHYRRAASIGFQQTIGNTAGIVAGQIYRTSPYLLGNIFSVSALGLAQLLILIHWLYIGRCNLLKEQIASGKVQDKRRVKTGDWELDFKYHL, via the exons ATGGGCTCTGACGGGGAGAAGCCAGCATCTCCAACTCTATCCGACACCGGCAATCATGTCTCAGAagccatccccaccctcgaCCGTCACGAAGAAAAGCGGCTTCTCTTGAAGCTAGATGCCGTTTTCGTTCCAATCATCATGCTGGTCTATCTTTCTTGCTTCCTTGACCGCACTAATATCGGCAATGTCAAAGTGGCGGGGATGCCGGAGGATATCGGCGCATCTGATGTCGAGTTTTCGACCGCAGTGTCCATCTTTTACGCAACATATGTCGCATTCGAATCGCCCTGGGCTATCCTACTCAAGAAACTCACTCCAAGAGTTGTGTTGACAGGCCTCTGTGTGGTCTGGAGCTTGACTACTATTTTCTCCGGTTTCATCACAGATATCGGGGGGCTGTATGCTGCAAGGTTAATACTAGGAGCATGTGAAGGCGGCCTCTTCCCCGGCTTAAATCTGTACTTGACCATGGTTTACAAACGAGAAGAACAAGCTCGCAGGGTCTCGTATCTGTTTGTTTGTGCGGCATTGTCGGGTgcgtttggggggttgttggcatACGTGCTCCTGAAAATGGACGGCATAGGGGGATATGCTGGTTGGAGATGGGTCTACATCATAGAAGGCATCTTCAGCATCCTCATAGGCTTGTTGATTTGGTTTGGCTTGCCAGACGATCCCACCAACGCCTACTTCTTGAACgagagagaaagggaaaTGATGCAGATACGAGCAAAGCAGAGGGCACAGTATATGGGCAGTGAGGAGTTCAGTTGGGAAGAGATCAGAATAGCTTTGAAGGATTTCAAATTGTGGATCAG CGGAGCAATTCAATTCTGCCAGGACATACTTTTGTATGGTTTTAGCACGTTTCTCccttccatcatcaccagtaTGGGCCATAGCAGCATCGAAGCTCAATACCTCACTATCCCCGTTTATATTCTCGGAGGAGCGTGCTTTTTGACCCTGGCATTTGTCTCCGACCATCTGTGCATCCGAGGCCCGTTCATTGCCTTTGCCAACGTCTTTGGCATCGTCGGTTATGTTCTCATCATCTGCCCGACAAGTAACGCCGTCAAATTCTTTGGCACGTTTCTGTGCGCAATTGCAGTGTACAGTGGTCCTGGACTCAATCTCACGTGGCTCAATGTAAACGTCGCACCCCATTATCGCCGGGCAGCTTCGATTGGATTCCAACAGACCATCGGCAACACAGCTGGCATCGTCGCAGGCCAAATTTACCGGACTTCACCGTATCTCTTGGGCAACATCTTTTCGGTCAGCGCTCTGGGCCTGGCTCAACTACTAATCCTGATTCACTGGTTGTACATTGGACGGTGCAACTTGCTCAAGGAGCAGATTGCCAGTGGCAAAGTGCAAGACAAGAGAAGGGTAAAGACTGGTGACTGGGAGTTGGACTTTAAATATCATCTCTAG
- a CDS encoding hypothetical protein (CAZy:GH5; COG:G; EggNog:ENOG503NZHB): protein MVLAKSFVLSLLALTAAAAPSGPGEKGPHKGKTPKGFVTVQDGKFKLDGKDFYFAGSNAYYFPFNGDQSDVEKGLTAAKKAGLTVFRTWGFNDKNSTYIPGGLPQYGGEGAGPSEVVFQWFHPNGTSTINVAGFDKVVKAADKVGTKLLVALTNNWADYGGMDVYTVNLGGKYHDDFYTVPKIKNAYKRYVREMILRYKDSPTIFGWELANEPRCGADGTRNLPRSPNCNPAVMGAWVKEMSAYIKSLDPHHLVTWGGEGEFNLPQGSDDWAYAGGNGGDFDHEIAIDTIDFGVFHSYPDWWSKTVEWTQQWIRDHAAAGRKAKKPVVHEEYGWMTPEARLEYLGKTHNSTRLEVIGSWQKIEVEEKLAGTMYWQFGYGGYSYGRNHNDGFTIYLEDPEAKELVYGHAKAMNKLNKKKGGR, encoded by the exons ATGGTCCTCGCCAAGTCCTTCGTCCTCAGCTTACTAGCCCTtaccgctgccgccgcccccaGCGGCCCAGGTGAAAAGGGTCCTCACAAGGGCAAAACCCCCAAGGGTTTTGTTACCGTGCAAGACGGAAAGTTTAAGCTCGACGGCAAGGACTTTTACTTTGCCGGTAGCAATGCGTACTACTTCCCCTTTAATGGC GACCAATCAGATGTCGAAAAGGGGTTGACCGCCGCCAAGAAGGCAGGTCTCACCGTCTTCCGCACCTGGGGATTCAACGACAAGAACAGCACATATATCCCGGGTGGTCTTCCACAGTatggtggtgaaggcgcTGGTCCTTCCGAGGTGGTCTTCCAGTGGTTCCATCCCaacggcacctccaccatcaacgTGGCCGGCTTCGACAAGGTTGTCAAGGCCGCTGACAAGGTCGGAACCAAGCTGTTGGTTGCCCTGACAAACAACTGGGCGGATTACGGAGGCATGGACGTCTACACCGTCAACCTGGGTGGAAAGTATCACGATGAT TTCTACACAGTtcccaagatcaagaacGCCTACAAGCGCTACGTCAGGGAGATGATTCTTCGCTACAAGgactcccccaccatctttGGCTGGGAGCTCGCCAACGAGCCTCGTTGCGGTGCTGACGGCACTCGCAACCTTCCTCGTAGCCCGAACTGCAACCCGGCCGTCATGGGCGCTTGGGTCAAGGAGATGAGCGCCTACATCAAGTCGCTCgatccccaccatctcgtcACCTggggcggagagggtgaatTTAACCTGCCCCAGGGTTCTGATGACTGGGCCTACGCTGGCGGGAACGGCGGTGACTTTGACCACGAGATCGCCATCGACACAATTGACTTTGGTGTGTTCCATTCGTACCCGGATTGGTGGTCAAAGACTGTGGAATGGACACAGCAGTGGATCCGGGACCACGCCGCGGCTGGtcgcaaggccaagaagcctgTTGTTCATGAGGAGTACGGCTGGATGACGCCCGAGGCCAGACTCGAGTACCTCGGAAAGACACACAACTCTACCCGTCTGGAGGTAATTGGCAGCTGGCAAAAgatcgaggtggaggagaagctggcgggAACCATGTACTGGCAGTTTGGGTACGGTGGTTACTCATATGGGCGCAACCACAATGACGGCTTCACCATTTACTTGGAGGAccccgaggccaaggagctgGTGTATGGTCATGCCAAGGCTATGaacaagctcaacaagaagaagggtggcAGATAG
- a CDS encoding hypothetical protein (EggNog:ENOG503PH7V) yields the protein MKLSAPILFFSFFAAASVAQYTGPCSVNDCGASHRVCARGWLCVPYPSFDPAKRQGYRTSNKLQHGIL from the exons ATGAAGCTCTCGGCGCCAATTCtattcttctctttctttgctgctgcctcgGTTGCCCAATACACCGGGCCATGTTCAGTTAACGACTGCGGTGCGAGTCACAGAGTGTGCGCTCGAGGATGGCTCTGTGTCCCCTACCCAAGCTTTGACCCTGCAAAGAGACAAGGTT ACCGAACATCAAACAAGCTACAGCACGGAATTCTGTAG